From a region of the Coriobacteriia bacterium genome:
- a CDS encoding glycosyltransferase, whose translation MAAGRTTRVLLVTSAMRRGGAQAFVQLLLEKLDRKRFEPHLLITSDEESEYPIPPDVVTHRLDGDAARLPRLVLDLGDAGQPGDQADLGWVAEEARRIAAAVRAVHPDVVFTSPEWTTVIVAAGASLFPADTRFVGRIDAPASVAFPEQGVGSVLRPVAARYLRDADTLVAVSHPIADDLVAAFAVPRDRIELMRNAVDLAAASAMAVEQIEPGVFEDGVQSVLYVGRLNRAKGLDYLLRAFARLGAGRTARLVIVGDGEYGVFLRALAVHLGLSDRVHFAGAQVNPFKYMARADLLVLPSLSEGLPTVLVEAIDLLANRVPCEAGVALVVAIVSAMKNQSTAPAMVILGDLSIQGNIKA comes from the coding sequence ATGGCCGCCGGGCGCACTACGCGCGTCTTGCTCGTGACCTCGGCCATGCGCCGAGGCGGTGCCCAGGCGTTCGTGCAGCTTCTGCTCGAGAAGCTGGACCGCAAGCGATTCGAGCCGCATCTGCTCATCACGTCGGACGAGGAGTCCGAGTACCCGATACCGCCCGACGTTGTGACGCACAGGCTTGACGGGGACGCCGCGCGGCTCCCGCGTCTCGTACTCGATCTCGGTGACGCTGGGCAGCCAGGCGACCAAGCGGACCTCGGCTGGGTCGCCGAGGAGGCGCGCCGTATCGCTGCCGCGGTCCGTGCGGTGCATCCCGACGTGGTCTTCACGTCTCCCGAGTGGACGACTGTGATCGTGGCGGCCGGCGCTTCGCTGTTCCCGGCCGACACGCGTTTCGTCGGCCGCATCGACGCGCCTGCCTCTGTGGCGTTTCCCGAGCAGGGCGTGGGTTCGGTGTTGCGGCCTGTAGCCGCCCGCTACCTGCGCGATGCCGATACGCTCGTCGCCGTCTCGCACCCGATCGCCGATGATCTCGTCGCGGCGTTCGCGGTGCCTCGCGACCGCATAGAGCTGATGCGCAACGCCGTCGACCTCGCCGCCGCGTCAGCGATGGCGGTCGAGCAGATAGAGCCCGGCGTGTTCGAGGACGGCGTGCAAAGCGTGCTGTACGTGGGACGGCTCAACCGCGCCAAGGGCCTGGACTACCTGCTTCGTGCATTCGCTCGCCTGGGCGCCGGGCGCACCGCGCGTCTCGTGATCGTGGGCGACGGTGAGTACGGCGTGTTCCTGCGCGCGCTCGCAGTTCATCTGGGACTTAGCGACCGCGTCCATTTCGCGGGCGCTCAGGTCAACCCGTTCAAGTACATGGCTCGAGCGGATCTGCTCGTGCTGCCTTCGCTGTCCGAGGGGCTGCCGACCGTGCTCGTCGAGGCCATCGATCTTCTCGCTAACCGGGTTCCGTGCGAAGCCGGCGTTGCTCTGGTTGTCGCCATCGTGTCCGCAATGAAGAACCAGTCGACCGCACCGGCGATGGTCATCCTCGGTGACCTCAGCATTCAGGGAAACATCAAGGCCG
- a CDS encoding glycosyltransferase, with the protein MSSDTSGERIHVMVLTYAMTAGGSRTFISTLLEHLDRDRYRLSLASILDTDEPELPADVPHFWLSRESPQPAAAVSLDAGITADFGDWVEERVRQLVALVVRESPDVLVCAPEHAAAIAAAATPWFPAHTRVVGRIGAAVGRAFPQDGDASLYTRLLADNVDELDRIVGVSQVIADDMVRLMGADPTRVVLLHNPVDVSRIRTAAVELMAPSMSQPYDSGEPVLLFVGRLERVKGLESLLRAFATLRETIPVQLVIVGDGSRRNYLDALAVNLGIRASVTFVGTDANPYRHMSRATLFVLPSRSEGMPNVLLESMACGCPIVATDIEGGATRELLADGECGVLVPVADADALTEAIGDLVRDRPRRDALAQRGLVRVSEFDPDATIARYDEVLAAVAQTPPRREQPEVAETPDSADTPALGDAHAPGDPVTATVSGSEATAVAPQPVASGVATPTHPSLFSRVIGVLSRVKRAILPPRVRMPAVVDQSGSRIPESTRTRAVVLALTRDVPAVAAMTDALSGSLPDAGVDVVLAVASCAAARAGTAPVAVVALEAVGVPATLTTDDLAVAVPDASAQYLGWAIGLAENLALTVRETGADVVIAQGYDAALPALIAKRHLIGDVPLIVEHHGRISQIAGWWADEPVSDFMREYLPDTDALVVSAVDDAADMADYGQRAIEKVAVIEPPIDAEAVLARLGGGAAADEAVPPFTVVLDLDVDSWDECAPLFAALSIAREKEPSLRFVAIGRYPDSAPGEGVDLELADVPSDAGSLAQTAAVLVHWRASVIDSLPDAPVAALLAGVPVLCTRASEHVSEVLSAGVIWWLATVPDADDIAEDVLTYVWARERAATLGDAGRQRVGAISAQAASRQMAEIISTLVPTPETEGA; encoded by the coding sequence GTGAGCAGCGACACGAGCGGTGAGCGCATTCACGTCATGGTTCTGACCTACGCGATGACCGCGGGCGGGTCGCGCACATTCATCTCGACGCTGCTCGAGCATCTCGACCGCGATCGGTATCGCCTTTCGCTCGCATCGATCCTCGATACCGATGAACCCGAGCTCCCGGCTGATGTACCCCACTTCTGGCTCTCTAGGGAGTCGCCCCAGCCCGCAGCTGCTGTGAGTCTCGATGCCGGCATCACCGCCGACTTTGGCGATTGGGTCGAGGAGCGTGTCCGACAGCTCGTCGCGCTTGTGGTCCGTGAATCCCCCGATGTGCTCGTGTGCGCACCGGAGCATGCCGCCGCGATCGCTGCGGCTGCGACGCCGTGGTTCCCGGCACACACGCGTGTCGTGGGTCGCATCGGTGCCGCGGTCGGGCGCGCGTTTCCACAGGACGGCGATGCTTCGCTCTACACGCGGCTGCTCGCCGACAACGTGGACGAGCTGGATCGCATCGTCGGTGTATCGCAGGTCATCGCGGACGACATGGTGCGACTCATGGGTGCCGACCCTACGCGCGTCGTGCTGCTCCACAACCCGGTCGACGTATCCCGCATTCGCACCGCAGCCGTCGAGCTGATGGCTCCCTCGATGTCGCAGCCCTACGACAGTGGCGAGCCGGTTCTCCTATTCGTCGGCAGGCTCGAGCGCGTCAAGGGTCTCGAGTCGCTGCTGCGGGCGTTCGCGACGCTGCGCGAGACGATCCCCGTGCAGCTGGTGATCGTGGGCGACGGAAGTCGCCGCAACTACTTGGATGCACTCGCCGTCAACCTCGGGATTAGAGCATCGGTCACGTTCGTTGGCACCGACGCGAATCCCTATCGCCACATGTCACGCGCGACGCTGTTCGTGCTTCCGTCCCGATCCGAGGGTATGCCCAACGTGCTGCTCGAATCGATGGCGTGCGGATGCCCGATCGTCGCGACTGACATCGAAGGCGGCGCTACTCGTGAACTGCTTGCCGACGGCGAGTGCGGGGTGCTCGTGCCCGTGGCCGATGCCGACGCGCTTACCGAGGCGATCGGCGACCTCGTGCGCGACCGCCCGCGCCGAGACGCGCTCGCTCAGCGCGGGCTCGTGCGTGTGTCCGAGTTCGATCCCGACGCCACGATCGCGCGCTACGACGAGGTGCTCGCGGCAGTCGCCCAGACGCCGCCGAGACGCGAGCAACCTGAGGTCGCCGAGACTCCCGATAGCGCCGACACGCCGGCACTCGGCGATGCGCACGCACCCGGCGACCCGGTGACTGCCACCGTTTCCGGCTCCGAGGCAACAGCCGTGGCTCCGCAACCGGTCGCATCCGGTGTTGCGACGCCGACGCATCCGTCGCTGTTCAGTCGCGTCATCGGCGTCCTCTCTCGGGTGAAGCGAGCGATTCTACCGCCACGCGTCCGGATGCCCGCGGTGGTCGATCAGTCGGGCTCGCGGATCCCCGAGAGCACGCGCACTCGCGCCGTCGTGCTCGCGCTCACGCGAGACGTCCCCGCCGTTGCCGCGATGACCGATGCGTTGTCCGGTTCGCTGCCCGATGCCGGCGTCGACGTGGTGCTGGCCGTGGCTTCGTGCGCGGCGGCGCGCGCCGGAACCGCACCGGTTGCGGTGGTGGCGCTGGAAGCCGTGGGTGTCCCAGCCACACTCACCACTGACGATCTTGCGGTCGCTGTTCCCGACGCCAGTGCCCAGTATCTGGGCTGGGCCATCGGCCTGGCCGAGAACCTCGCCCTGACCGTGCGCGAAACCGGCGCCGATGTCGTTATCGCGCAGGGCTACGACGCCGCACTGCCGGCACTCATCGCGAAACGCCATCTCATCGGCGACGTTCCGCTCATCGTCGAGCATCACGGCCGCATCTCGCAGATCGCAGGCTGGTGGGCCGATGAGCCCGTCAGCGACTTCATGCGTGAGTATCTGCCCGACACGGATGCGCTCGTTGTGTCAGCAGTCGACGACGCCGCAGACATGGCCGACTACGGGCAGCGCGCTATCGAGAAGGTCGCGGTCATCGAGCCGCCGATCGACGCCGAGGCGGTGCTCGCTCGGCTCGGGGGAGGGGCCGCGGCCGATGAGGCTGTGCCGCCGTTCACGGTCGTGCTCGATCTCGATGTCGATTCGTGGGACGAGTGCGCGCCGCTGTTCGCCGCGCTGTCCATCGCACGAGAGAAGGAGCCGTCGCTGCGGTTCGTCGCGATTGGGCGGTATCCCGACAGCGCGCCAGGTGAGGGCGTGGACCTTGAGCTCGCGGATGTGCCCTCCGATGCGGGATCGCTCGCACAGACCGCGGCGGTGCTCGTCCATTGGCGCGCGAGCGTGATCGACTCGCTTCCGGACGCACCCGTCGCCGCGCTGCTCGCCGGCGTGCCGGTGCTCTGCACGCGTGCCTCGGAGCACGTGAGCGAGGTGCTGTCGGCGGGCGTCATCTGGTGGCTGGCGACGGTGCCCGACGCCGATGACATCGCGGAAGACGTCCTCACCTACGTCTGGGCGCGCGAGCGCGCGGCGACACTGGGTGATGCCGGGCGTCAGCGAGTGGGCGCAATCTCTGCGCAGGCCGCGAGTCGTCAGATGGCAGAGATCATCAGCACGCTGGTGCCCACGCCCGAGACGGAAGGCGCCTGA
- a CDS encoding ABC transporter ATP-binding protein, whose product MSLPTESEPIVATEACAGDVVLSVENVSIVYKVTKERITSLKEYAIRRAKRQLVIEEFWALKNVSFELRSGEVFGIMGSNGAGKSTMLKVIARVLRPTAGRVRVCGHVAPLLEMGAGFHMELTGRENIYLYGSLLGYSRTEMDEKFDRIVSFADIGEFIDSPLRTYSTGMVTRLGFSIATDVKPEILIVDEILGVGDAAFQQKSRARMLGFCAEGTTVILVSHNADLMRTTCQRAMWLDHGQVKMIGPIEEVADAYAAATMVV is encoded by the coding sequence ATGAGCTTGCCTACCGAATCTGAGCCCATCGTCGCGACCGAAGCCTGCGCAGGCGATGTCGTCTTGAGCGTCGAGAACGTGTCGATCGTCTACAAGGTGACCAAGGAGCGGATCACCTCGCTCAAGGAATACGCGATTCGTCGCGCCAAGCGCCAGCTCGTCATCGAGGAGTTCTGGGCGCTCAAGAACGTGAGCTTCGAGCTCCGGTCCGGTGAGGTGTTTGGCATCATGGGCAGTAACGGTGCCGGCAAGTCTACGATGCTCAAAGTCATCGCCCGGGTGCTCCGGCCGACCGCCGGCAGAGTGCGTGTGTGTGGCCATGTCGCACCGCTTCTGGAGATGGGCGCCGGATTTCACATGGAGCTCACCGGTCGGGAGAACATCTACCTGTACGGCTCGCTTCTGGGCTACTCGCGCACCGAGATGGACGAGAAGTTCGATCGCATCGTGTCCTTCGCCGATATCGGCGAGTTCATCGATTCGCCGCTTCGGACGTACTCGACCGGCATGGTCACGCGGCTCGGGTTTTCGATTGCGACCGACGTGAAGCCCGAGATTCTCATCGTCGACGAGATTCTCGGTGTGGGCGATGCGGCGTTTCAGCAGAAGAGCCGGGCTCGAATGCTCGGGTTCTGCGCCGAGGGCACGACGGTCATTCTCGTAAGCCATAACGCCGACCTGATGCGAACCACGTGTCAGCGCGCCATGTGGCTCGATCACGGCCAGGTGAAGATGATCGGGCCGATCGAAGAAGTCGCCGACGCCTACGCCGCAGCCACGATGGTCGTGTAG